Proteins encoded within one genomic window of uncultured Draconibacterium sp.:
- a CDS encoding phospholipase A, whose amino-acid sequence MMLLVVLVLEAHNTFAQELFGQAENTLADHWDLGDHEHDDKDLFVIRTYKPVYVLVAKLSNNVNRMPHSGNPERNIEEPIPLNKTEEMFQLSLKTKVLNDVFGGVQGGDVWIGYTQASFWQVFNTDLSRPFRETNYEPEAMFILPVKYRLLGMDGVFVGLGFNHQSNGRANPLSRSWNRIVAQIAMEGKNTSVVFKPWLRLPESDEKDDNPGIENYLGRSELLLAWGKGIHAVNCTARHSLRFGDNNRGSVRFAYSIKIIDNLRFRAQVFSGYGESMIDYNHRQTVVGFGLSLVEW is encoded by the coding sequence ATGATGCTACTAGTGGTCCTGGTGCTTGAGGCCCATAACACTTTTGCGCAGGAACTGTTTGGGCAGGCGGAAAATACCCTGGCCGATCACTGGGATCTTGGTGATCATGAACACGACGACAAAGATTTGTTTGTAATCCGTACGTATAAACCTGTTTATGTACTGGTGGCCAAACTGTCAAACAATGTAAATCGCATGCCGCATAGCGGGAATCCCGAGCGGAATATTGAGGAACCTATTCCGTTAAATAAAACAGAAGAGATGTTTCAGCTGAGCCTGAAAACAAAAGTTTTAAATGATGTTTTTGGTGGCGTACAAGGTGGTGATGTTTGGATAGGTTATACGCAGGCATCGTTTTGGCAGGTGTTTAACACCGATCTGTCGCGCCCTTTCCGCGAAACGAATTATGAACCGGAAGCGATGTTTATCCTTCCTGTGAAGTACCGGCTTTTGGGAATGGATGGTGTTTTTGTGGGACTTGGTTTTAATCACCAGAGTAATGGCCGTGCAAATCCACTGTCGCGCAGCTGGAACCGTATTGTGGCGCAGATAGCGATGGAGGGGAAAAATACATCAGTAGTGTTTAAACCCTGGTTGCGTTTACCCGAATCGGATGAAAAAGATGATAATCCGGGAATTGAGAATTACCTGGGGCGAAGTGAGCTGCTGCTAGCCTGGGGAAAAGGAATTCATGCGGTTAATTGTACCGCCCGTCATAGTTTACGTTTTGGAGATAATAATCGTGGCAGCGTAAGGTTTGCTTATTCCATAAAAATTATTGATAACCTTAGATTTCGGGCGCAGGTATTTTCTGGCTATGGCGAGAGTATGATTGATTATAACCACCGCCAAACGGTTGTTGGTTTTGGATTGTCGCTGGTGGAGTGGTAG
- a CDS encoding trimeric intracellular cation channel family protein — protein MDLLLWFDYIGTFVFAISGTLTAADKRLDFFGATVIGFVTAIGGGTMRDLMLGDTPVAWMQNNNYFWMIIAAVVVTIIFRRHVLKLKRTLFLFDTIGIATFTLLGLKKALLFNIDPSMAVLMGLSSAVVGGVIRDILCNEVPLIFHREIYATACIAGALVYLLLSKLGISEVICETATVSSIIAIRILAIRFNIALPRLMNTEE, from the coding sequence ATGGATCTTTTACTCTGGTTTGATTACATCGGGACATTTGTATTTGCCATTAGCGGCACACTGACTGCTGCCGATAAGCGCCTCGACTTTTTTGGTGCTACCGTAATTGGTTTTGTCACAGCCATTGGCGGCGGTACCATGCGCGACCTTATGCTGGGCGACACTCCCGTGGCCTGGATGCAAAACAACAACTACTTTTGGATGATTATTGCTGCCGTTGTGGTAACCATCATTTTCCGCCGGCATGTACTGAAACTAAAACGTACCCTTTTTCTTTTCGATACCATCGGAATTGCCACGTTTACCTTGCTGGGATTAAAAAAGGCTTTGCTCTTTAATATCGATCCGTCGATGGCGGTGTTGATGGGACTGTCGTCGGCAGTGGTAGGTGGTGTTATTCGCGATATCCTGTGTAACGAAGTACCGCTGATCTTTCACCGTGAGATTTATGCTACTGCCTGTATCGCCGGAGCACTCGTTTATCTTTTACTCAGCAAATTAGGCATTTCAGAAGTCATTTGCGAAACAGCAACAGTATCTTCCATTATCGCCATTCGTATTCTGGCTATTCGTTTTAACATTGCACTGCCGCGTTTAATGAATACGGAAGAGTAG
- a CDS encoding pentapeptide repeat-containing protein — protein MNYITDKDFKNEDFSEKGLKQADYENCNFTDCIFSSANLSSNSFEDCTFENCDFSNTKITNTAFKNVSFKNCKLIGLQFDECNPFLLEFSFDGCMLNYASFYQLKIKNTRFNRCTMHEIDFNETDLTKAVFSECDLAGAIFSRTNLQKADLRNSINLVLDPEQNQLAGTHFSLDMLPGLLSKYNIKVD, from the coding sequence ATGAACTACATTACCGATAAAGATTTTAAAAACGAGGATTTCTCTGAAAAAGGTTTAAAACAGGCCGATTACGAGAATTGTAATTTTACCGATTGTATTTTTTCCTCTGCCAACCTCAGCAGTAATAGTTTCGAAGACTGTACTTTTGAAAACTGCGATTTCAGCAACACCAAAATTACGAATACCGCATTTAAAAATGTGAGTTTTAAAAACTGCAAGCTCATCGGGCTACAATTTGATGAGTGCAATCCGTTTTTACTTGAATTCAGTTTCGACGGATGTATGCTAAATTATGCATCGTTCTACCAGTTAAAAATAAAAAACACACGTTTTAATCGCTGCACCATGCACGAGATTGATTTTAACGAAACCGATCTTACAAAAGCGGTATTTTCGGAATGTGACCTGGCCGGAGCAATTTTTAGCCGCACAAATCTACAGAAAGCTGACCTGAGAAACTCCATCAACCTGGTTCTCGATCCCGAACAAAACCAACTGGCAGGTACCCATTTTTCACTCGACATGCTTCCCGGATTATTAAGTAAGTACAACATTAAGGTGGATTAA
- a CDS encoding glycosyl hydrolase 53 family protein: MQLSKLYRLRSTVLTALFLFVLFNFTTKAQEYAVGADLSFLKQAEDNGFEFKENGKAKKGIEIFKDHGYNWIRLRLFHTPTQLPNNLKYTIATAQMAKENGFKFLLDYHYSDTWADPAKQFVPKAWERLSHETLVDSVYEYTRQTMIAFREAGVFPDMVQVGNEISNGMLWPDGKLPDNWNNLAELIQAGINGVYASCGNNPCPQIMIHIDKGGDLEFTKYWFDKLLSYGVNFEVMGQSYYPWWHGSILDLRETLNFMAHTYKKEIIVVEAAYNFAPAEYIDKPAPFAESPEGQRQFLEEVNRVVLNVPNGLGTGVFWWEPAVENKGFGYRTYFDADGNVQPVIEVFDRFTRH; encoded by the coding sequence ATGCAACTATCAAAACTATACCGATTAAGATCGACCGTTCTGACAGCGCTTTTTTTATTTGTATTGTTCAATTTCACAACAAAAGCACAGGAATACGCCGTTGGTGCCGACCTCTCATTTTTAAAACAAGCCGAAGACAATGGTTTTGAGTTTAAAGAAAACGGAAAGGCTAAAAAAGGCATTGAAATATTCAAAGATCACGGATACAATTGGATACGACTGAGATTGTTCCACACGCCAACCCAACTTCCCAACAATCTGAAATACACCATTGCCACGGCGCAAATGGCCAAAGAAAATGGATTCAAATTTCTGCTCGACTACCATTATTCTGATACCTGGGCCGACCCTGCAAAACAGTTTGTTCCAAAAGCCTGGGAACGACTTTCGCACGAAACTTTGGTAGATTCGGTTTACGAATATACCCGCCAAACCATGATCGCTTTTCGCGAAGCCGGTGTTTTCCCCGATATGGTACAAGTGGGCAACGAAATCAGCAATGGCATGCTTTGGCCCGATGGCAAACTGCCCGACAACTGGAATAATCTGGCCGAACTGATACAAGCCGGAATTAATGGTGTTTACGCCAGCTGTGGCAACAATCCATGTCCACAAATCATGATCCACATCGACAAAGGCGGCGATCTGGAATTCACTAAATACTGGTTTGACAAGCTACTTTCTTACGGAGTGAATTTTGAGGTCATGGGACAATCGTATTACCCGTGGTGGCACGGCTCAATTCTCGATTTGCGCGAAACACTCAATTTCATGGCACACACTTACAAAAAAGAAATTATTGTGGTGGAAGCCGCCTACAACTTTGCCCCTGCCGAATACATCGATAAGCCGGCACCTTTTGCAGAATCACCCGAAGGACAACGCCAATTTCTGGAAGAAGTTAACCGCGTTGTACTGAATGTTCCAAATGGTTTGGGAACCGGCGTTTTCTGGTGGGAACCAGCTGTGGAAAACAAAGGTTTTGGCTACCGCACCTATTTTGATGCAGATGGAAACGTACAACCAGTAATTGAAGTATTCGACCGATTTACACGCCATTAG
- a CDS encoding HAMP domain-containing sensor histidine kinase, translating into MLEEQTLTSYAPAMRYTNGQLESQFKTILENKQLVNFVESISQMVIILNKHRQVVYANNSYKDFCKQLNHDPLIGKRPGETFNCANAFNSVAGCGTTDACKSCGAVNAILESQKGKRSTKECQILTLENDALDLEVTANPLDLDGEKLTIFSVNDISADKRRKSLERVFIHDILNSAGAISGLSAILKEVDDPEQLKDIAQTIEYASQNLIEEIQAQRELSAAERGELQLQLREVNSSTLLTDLQRTYVKHELNNGKPIQISMDSTDYTFNTDLVLLRRILGNMIKNAIEMNVPHDTITLACKESENFTELSVHNNSFVPDKVKNQLFKRFYSTKGKGRGLGTYSMKLLGEKYLNGKVGFTSSEEAGTTFFIQLPK; encoded by the coding sequence ATGCTTGAAGAACAAACCTTAACAAGTTATGCTCCGGCAATGCGTTATACAAACGGACAGCTTGAAAGCCAATTCAAAACAATCCTTGAGAATAAACAACTTGTGAATTTTGTGGAGTCAATCTCACAAATGGTGATAATCTTAAACAAACACCGCCAGGTAGTTTATGCCAACAACAGTTACAAGGATTTTTGTAAACAGCTTAATCATGACCCACTAATTGGGAAACGCCCGGGAGAAACTTTTAATTGCGCCAATGCATTCAATTCGGTTGCAGGATGCGGTACTACCGACGCCTGCAAATCATGTGGAGCAGTAAATGCGATTCTGGAGTCACAAAAAGGAAAGCGTTCAACAAAAGAATGTCAGATACTCACACTCGAAAATGATGCACTGGATCTTGAGGTTACAGCAAATCCTTTAGATCTCGATGGAGAAAAATTAACGATATTTTCGGTGAACGACATAAGCGCCGACAAAAGAAGAAAATCTCTTGAACGGGTTTTTATTCATGATATATTAAACAGTGCAGGAGCCATTTCCGGACTATCTGCCATTCTTAAAGAGGTTGATGATCCTGAACAATTAAAAGATATCGCTCAAACAATTGAATACGCTTCGCAAAACCTTATTGAAGAAATACAGGCACAGCGTGAATTGAGCGCAGCAGAAAGAGGAGAACTTCAATTGCAATTGCGAGAAGTTAACAGTAGCACTCTTCTTACAGACCTACAGAGAACCTATGTAAAACATGAATTGAATAACGGAAAACCCATTCAAATCAGCATGGATTCAACCGACTATACATTTAATACTGATCTTGTATTATTACGACGTATTCTTGGAAATATGATCAAGAATGCCATTGAAATGAACGTGCCACACGATACAATAACGCTTGCCTGTAAGGAAAGTGAAAACTTCACAGAACTATCTGTGCATAATAACAGCTTTGTACCCGACAAAGTAAAGAATCAGCTATTCAAACGCTTCTATTCCACAAAAGGCAAAGGCCGGGGACTTGGAACCTACAGCATGAAACTTTTGGGTGAAAAATACCTGAATGGCAAAGTTGGCTTTACCAGTTCGGAAGAAGCAGGAACAACTTTTTTTATTCAACTTCCTAAATAG
- a CDS encoding NAD(P)(+) transhydrogenase (Re/Si-specific) subunit beta, with protein sequence MILLNTLMPGQVVLEYSYLLSAIMFVIGLKLESNPATARKGNFWAASGMILPMITTLLLNKDAAGEGISLANAGAVILIIAAGAIVGTVMARKVKMTAMPQMVSFFNATGGAASAAVALIEFTKDPSQALLVTLLGLVVGSIAFSGSMVAYGKLDGKVGDIFAKFMTYLNLFFMLLIVAIILLVLFGGFDQTTVSYLVYGLLVLSIIYGVSFVMPIGGADMPVVISLLNSLTGIAAAMAGFIYQNEAMILGGILVGAAGTILTLQMCKAMNRSLINVIIGAFGGGGASHADVQGSIKEITLSDAAVLLSYSQKVVIIPGYGLAVAQAQHIAHELDSLLESKGVEVKYAIHPVAGRMPGHMNVLLAEADVPYEQLVEMDDINPDMPNVDVAIVVGANDVVNPAAYDDPGSPIYGMPIIDAHLAKNIIIMKRGMGKGYAGIENFLFFNDKTRMLFGDAKKSITSLVNEIKSM encoded by the coding sequence ATGATATTACTAAATACATTAATGCCGGGACAAGTTGTTCTGGAATACAGTTATCTTCTTTCAGCCATTATGTTCGTCATCGGGCTGAAACTGGAAAGTAATCCTGCCACCGCCCGAAAAGGAAATTTCTGGGCTGCTTCAGGTATGATCCTTCCAATGATCACCACCTTGCTCTTAAATAAAGATGCTGCCGGTGAAGGAATTTCTCTGGCCAATGCAGGTGCAGTAATCCTTATTATTGCGGCAGGTGCAATTGTTGGAACCGTAATGGCGCGAAAAGTTAAAATGACGGCCATGCCTCAAATGGTATCTTTCTTTAATGCTACCGGAGGTGCGGCATCAGCAGCTGTGGCTTTAATTGAATTCACAAAAGATCCGAGCCAGGCACTTTTGGTAACCTTGCTTGGTTTGGTTGTAGGTAGTATTGCCTTTAGTGGCAGTATGGTTGCCTATGGAAAACTGGATGGTAAAGTAGGTGATATTTTTGCCAAATTTATGACCTACCTTAACCTGTTCTTTATGCTGTTGATCGTTGCCATCATTCTGCTGGTTCTGTTCGGTGGATTTGATCAGACAACGGTTTCATACCTTGTTTATGGACTGCTGGTATTAAGCATTATATACGGAGTAAGTTTTGTTATGCCAATTGGTGGTGCCGATATGCCGGTGGTAATTTCTTTACTGAACTCGCTGACAGGTATCGCAGCTGCCATGGCAGGTTTTATCTATCAGAACGAGGCCATGATTCTTGGCGGTATACTCGTAGGAGCCGCTGGAACCATTCTTACGCTGCAAATGTGTAAAGCAATGAACCGATCTCTGATCAACGTGATAATTGGTGCATTTGGTGGCGGTGGTGCAAGCCATGCTGATGTTCAGGGAAGTATTAAGGAAATTACATTGAGTGACGCAGCTGTTTTGTTGAGCTACTCACAAAAAGTAGTAATCATCCCTGGGTATGGCCTAGCAGTAGCACAGGCGCAACACATTGCTCATGAACTGGATTCGTTACTGGAGAGTAAAGGCGTTGAAGTAAAATACGCGATTCACCCGGTGGCAGGTCGTATGCCGGGCCACATGAATGTTCTGTTGGCAGAGGCCGATGTGCCTTACGAACAGCTGGTAGAAATGGACGACATTAACCCGGATATGCCAAATGTTGATGTGGCCATTGTAGTTGGAGCCAACGACGTAGTTAACCCGGCAGCATACGACGATCCGGGAAGCCCGATCTATGGAATGCCGATCATCGATGCGCACCTGGCCAAAAACATTATAATCATGAAACGTGGTATGGGTAAAGGTTATGCAGGGATCGAAAACTTCCTGTTCTTTAACGACAAAACCCGCATGTTGTTTGGCGATGCCAAGAAATCGATTACCAGCCTGGTAAACGAGATTAAGAGCATGTAA
- a CDS encoding NAD(P) transhydrogenase subunit alpha encodes MESILTFLTENKDSIFIIVLSIFLGFEVISNVPSVLHTPLMSGANAISGVIIIGGIILVGHASSTFEWILGAIALFMATLNVAGGFVVTDRMLEMFKKKKK; translated from the coding sequence ATGGAAAGTATATTAACTTTTTTAACCGAAAATAAAGATTCGATATTCATTATAGTGTTATCGATATTTCTTGGATTCGAGGTAATTTCCAACGTTCCATCGGTATTGCACACTCCTCTAATGTCGGGAGCCAACGCAATAAGCGGTGTAATTATTATCGGAGGAATTATCCTTGTTGGTCACGCGTCATCTACTTTCGAGTGGATACTGGGTGCAATTGCCCTGTTTATGGCTACGCTTAACGTAGCCGGAGGATTTGTTGTTACAGACCGCATGCTCGAAATGTTTAAAAAGAAGAAAAAATAA
- a CDS encoding Re/Si-specific NAD(P)(+) transhydrogenase subunit alpha yields the protein MILGLLKEHGKETRVALLPETVQTFTDLKVEVLVEQGAGEKAFASDADYEAVGAKTVSRDDVFAKAEVLLQIQPPAEGDTGKIKDSQVWISAFNPLWDTTLVKTFLDKGITTFSLDLIPRTTRAQAMDILSSMATVSGYMAVLEAAAKLPTFFPMFMTAAGTIRPANVLILGAGVAGLQAIATSRKLGAQVQVFDVRSAVKEEVMSLGGKFVEVEGATEDKAAGGYAVEQTEEYKKKQQDKINEVAAKSNVVICTAQIPGRKAPLLIPKEAVDAMKPGSVIIDLAASTGGNCELTKNDEIVDYKGVSIIGQSNYPAQKPVDASRMFGKNVLNFMKLMIGEEGELNLNFEDDIVKGTCITHAKEIYNERVKSVIETK from the coding sequence ATGATTCTTGGATTATTAAAGGAACACGGTAAAGAAACACGTGTCGCTTTACTTCCGGAAACCGTTCAAACTTTTACCGACCTGAAAGTTGAGGTATTGGTTGAACAGGGAGCTGGTGAAAAAGCATTTGCATCCGACGCCGACTACGAGGCTGTTGGAGCAAAAACAGTTTCGCGCGACGATGTGTTTGCCAAAGCCGAAGTTCTGCTGCAAATTCAGCCTCCCGCTGAAGGAGACACCGGAAAAATTAAAGATTCTCAGGTTTGGATTAGCGCTTTCAACCCGCTTTGGGATACTACGCTGGTAAAAACTTTCCTCGACAAAGGTATCACAACATTTAGTCTCGATTTGATTCCGCGTACCACACGTGCGCAAGCCATGGACATTTTATCGTCGATGGCAACAGTTTCGGGCTACATGGCGGTGTTGGAAGCTGCAGCAAAACTGCCTACTTTCTTCCCTATGTTTATGACAGCCGCAGGAACTATTCGTCCGGCTAATGTGCTTATTTTGGGTGCCGGTGTTGCAGGTTTACAGGCCATTGCAACCTCGCGTAAACTGGGTGCACAGGTACAGGTTTTTGATGTACGCTCGGCGGTAAAAGAAGAGGTAATGAGCCTTGGAGGTAAGTTTGTTGAAGTTGAAGGAGCAACGGAAGACAAAGCTGCCGGTGGATATGCAGTTGAACAAACCGAAGAATATAAAAAGAAACAGCAGGATAAAATAAATGAAGTAGCTGCCAAATCGAATGTGGTGATCTGTACTGCACAAATTCCGGGACGCAAAGCACCGCTACTTATTCCGAAAGAAGCTGTTGATGCCATGAAACCCGGCTCGGTGATTATCGACCTGGCAGCATCAACAGGTGGAAACTGCGAACTCACCAAAAACGACGAGATTGTTGATTACAAAGGAGTTTCTATTATTGGACAATCAAATTATCCGGCACAAAAACCGGTTGATGCAAGTCGCATGTTCGGGAAAAATGTACTGAACTTCATGAAATTAATGATTGGAGAAGAAGGAGAACTCAACCTGAATTTCGAAGACGATATTGTAAAAGGAACTTGCATAACGCATGCAAAAGAGATTTACAACGAACGCGTTAAATCAGTTATCGAAACCAAATAA
- a CDS encoding DUF4395 domain-containing protein, with amino-acid sequence MSKIVQFGENVQGYTIPVLNEREIRAAAGMLFMLMFLSIQQATQGNFTPLKYAIIVFLTDMLIRVLISPKYSPTLILGRWIVRNQTPEYVGARQKKFAWKVGIGLALTMLVLAVIVNSYSPITGLICLICLVFLFFEAVFGICIGCKVYPLLFKEKVQYCPGEVCDIKSRHDIQKTNWSHLLIVLGFAAFIVLTYFLFNEQFIKPPFDLFGINS; translated from the coding sequence ATGAGTAAAATCGTTCAATTCGGAGAAAACGTTCAGGGATATACCATTCCTGTATTAAATGAAAGAGAAATTCGTGCGGCAGCCGGAATGCTTTTTATGTTGATGTTCCTATCCATCCAACAGGCCACGCAAGGCAATTTCACACCCTTAAAATATGCCATAATCGTATTTCTGACCGATATGCTGATTCGTGTACTGATCAGTCCAAAATATTCACCAACACTGATTCTTGGACGTTGGATCGTACGTAATCAAACACCAGAATATGTTGGGGCACGCCAGAAGAAATTTGCCTGGAAAGTTGGAATTGGCCTGGCTTTAACCATGCTGGTTTTGGCGGTTATCGTAAATTCATACAGCCCTATAACCGGACTTATTTGTCTGATCTGCCTGGTGTTCTTGTTCTTCGAAGCGGTGTTTGGCATTTGTATCGGGTGCAAAGTTTATCCTTTGTTATTTAAAGAGAAAGTTCAGTATTGTCCGGGCGAAGTTTGCGATATAAAATCACGTCACGATATTCAGAAAACAAACTGGTCGCATTTACTAATCGTATTAGGATTTGCAGCTTTTATCGTACTCACCTACTTTTTGTTTAACGAGCAGTTTATAAAACCACCGTTCGACTTGTTTGGAATCAACTCGTAA
- a CDS encoding ATP-binding protein: protein MIVQVALIIAVVLQFIAFGITISLITKTRFNIAWISISVGFFLMALRRVMELIVTFSSPSEQNTSHLSSWIAVVISIAMLLAAVYIRKLFLLLDHLQKLREKNETRLLSAVISTEEKERKHFAKELHDGLGPVLSAAKMALSAMNKNELGKLNSQIVTKTEHSIKNAIVTTREISNHLNPQVLERYGIEKAINTFLKNIISAESPEFVLKSNMGELRFNHHFEVIIYRIACELINNTLKYANAKNAVLTIAAASDVVHFQYEDDGVGFDPENTEWKGMGLTNIRSRVKSLDGIIEINSQSNRGVSVDIKFPQQKAQILST from the coding sequence ATGATTGTTCAGGTTGCCTTAATAATAGCAGTTGTTTTACAGTTTATTGCTTTTGGTATTACAATTAGTTTAATAACCAAAACACGTTTCAATATTGCCTGGATTAGTATTTCGGTTGGATTCTTTTTGATGGCACTGCGGCGGGTGATGGAATTAATTGTTACATTTTCTTCCCCCTCGGAACAGAATACTTCGCATCTCAGTAGTTGGATTGCTGTTGTAATTTCGATAGCAATGTTATTGGCTGCAGTGTATATTCGTAAGCTATTTTTACTTCTTGATCATTTACAGAAATTACGCGAAAAAAACGAAACTCGTTTACTCTCGGCAGTTATTTCGACCGAAGAGAAAGAACGAAAACATTTTGCCAAGGAACTGCACGACGGATTAGGGCCTGTTCTTTCTGCAGCAAAAATGGCTCTGTCGGCCATGAATAAAAATGAGCTTGGTAAATTAAATAGTCAGATTGTTACAAAAACAGAACACTCGATTAAAAATGCTATCGTTACCACGCGTGAAATTTCGAATCATTTGAATCCGCAGGTGCTTGAAAGGTATGGTATTGAAAAGGCAATAAATACTTTTCTAAAAAATATTATTTCTGCAGAATCTCCTGAATTTGTTTTGAAATCAAACATGGGAGAGCTTCGTTTTAATCATCATTTTGAAGTGATTATATATCGGATTGCCTGCGAGTTAATTAATAATACATTAAAATATGCTAATGCTAAAAATGCTGTGCTAACCATTGCTGCGGCGTCTGATGTTGTTCATTTTCAGTATGAAGATGATGGTGTTGGATTCGATCCTGAAAATACCGAATGGAAGGGCATGGGTTTAACAAATATCAGGTCAAGAGTAAAATCGTTGGATGGCATAATTGAAATTAATAGTCAATCTAATCGTGGAGTAAGCGTTGACATTAAATTTCCGCAGCAAAAAGCGCAAATCCTTTCAACTTAA
- a CDS encoding response regulator transcription factor gives MSKGLKIFIVDDHSLFREGLRFLLSNWSRVEEIHEAQNGREFLKVVGNVCPDIVLMDIEMPELNGIDATLELQKLLPEVKVIALSMYANDDFYTDMIHAGARGFLLKDSKFENVQQAINEVYEGRNYFSPEILTALLNSITEKNSVSQQKEISKRESEVLYNICKGLSNQEISDLLNISKRTVDKHRENILLKTRSKNTAELVIFAVRNGYFKV, from the coding sequence ATGAGCAAAGGCCTAAAAATATTTATTGTGGATGATCATTCCCTTTTTAGAGAAGGATTACGGTTTTTACTTTCGAATTGGAGTAGGGTAGAAGAAATTCATGAAGCCCAAAACGGACGCGAATTTTTGAAAGTAGTTGGAAATGTTTGTCCTGATATTGTATTAATGGATATTGAGATGCCCGAGCTAAATGGAATTGATGCCACTCTGGAATTACAAAAACTGTTGCCGGAAGTAAAAGTTATTGCACTTTCGATGTATGCCAACGATGATTTTTATACCGATATGATTCATGCCGGAGCCAGGGGATTTTTATTAAAAGACTCGAAATTTGAGAATGTTCAGCAGGCTATTAACGAAGTTTACGAAGGCCGTAATTATTTTTCTCCGGAAATTTTAACAGCTCTGCTAAATAGTATTACCGAGAAAAATTCGGTGAGTCAGCAGAAAGAGATTTCGAAACGAGAAAGCGAGGTCTTATATAATATTTGCAAAGGCTTATCTAATCAGGAAATTAGTGATTTGTTGAACATTAGTAAGCGAACAGTTGACAAACACCGCGAAAATATATTATTAAAAACACGATCGAAAAACACTGCTGAACTAGTGATTTTTGCTGTAAGAAATGGTTATTTTAAAGTATAG
- a CDS encoding ATP-binding cassette domain-containing protein codes for MEIIESITIKGGIDKKGMPESLHEITVRRGEIIGIVGPTGSGKSQLISDIEQIAQEDTSTQRKILINEKVPNEAERNDPRKKMVAQLSQNMNFFADMAVFDFLNLHARCRNKTGVDIDEIISLANQLTGEPIHKTDNLTILSGGQTRALMVADVAVISASPIVLIDEIENAGIKKHRALELLSGQGKIILVVTHDPVLALSSDKRIIMQAGGMRDLIVSSGQEKLVAQQLNRVDHEILALREKVRQGKMIEYIETELLGSCLNSACYM; via the coding sequence ATGGAAATCATTGAAAGTATAACTATTAAAGGAGGCATCGATAAAAAAGGAATGCCTGAATCGTTGCATGAAATTACCGTAAGACGCGGCGAAATAATTGGGATTGTTGGACCAACCGGAAGCGGAAAAAGCCAACTTATTTCAGATATCGAGCAAATTGCGCAGGAAGATACAAGTACCCAACGAAAAATACTGATTAATGAAAAGGTGCCGAATGAAGCTGAAAGAAATGATCCGCGGAAGAAAATGGTGGCACAGCTTTCCCAGAATATGAATTTTTTTGCCGATATGGCTGTTTTCGATTTCCTAAATCTTCATGCCAGGTGCCGCAACAAAACAGGAGTTGATATTGACGAAATTATTTCTCTGGCCAACCAGTTAACAGGAGAGCCAATTCACAAAACAGATAACCTTACTATTTTAAGTGGCGGACAAACCCGTGCATTAATGGTTGCCGATGTGGCTGTAATTAGTGCTTCGCCAATTGTGCTAATCGACGAGATCGAAAATGCAGGGATTAAAAAACACAGAGCGTTGGAATTATTATCAGGGCAGGGCAAAATTATTTTGGTGGTTACACATGATCCGGTGTTGGCACTTAGTTCCGATAAACGAATTATAATGCAGGCTGGAGGAATGCGGGATTTAATTGTAAGTTCCGGTCAGGAAAAACTTGTAGCTCAACAATTGAACAGGGTAGATCACGAAATTTTAGCCCTGCGTGAAAAAGTTCGCCAGGGAAAAATGATTGAATACATTGAAACAGAGCTTTTAGGCAGCTGTCTTAATTCGGCCTGTTACATGTAG